In a genomic window of Arachnia rubra:
- a CDS encoding lipid II:glycine glycyltransferase FemX, translating into MSITVKTISPDEHLAFVAARGQASFLQLPAWGKAKPEWRSECVGFFDGEALTGVGLILYRQLPKLRRYLAYLPEGPVLDWERPDVDAHLEALVAHARRNKAFAVRIGPTVVHHRWLAPTVKAAIADPGITALSQATPDETTLAGTRVLRSLEHLGWQPQGEGHGFAAGQPKFNYQLRLTDTEGAALSDEQLLKGMNQLWRRNIKKAGKLGVTVTQGERADLARFHQIYLETAERDHFTGRGLSYFETMWDALNAEEPDRMRVYLAEHEGDLVAATTFIRVGTHAWYSYGASTTAKREVRGSNAIQWRMMRDARDAGATVYDLRGITEGLAADDPELGLIQFKVGTGGEAVAYLGEWDKPINSFLHFAFQQYLKRR; encoded by the coding sequence GTGAGCATCACCGTCAAGACGATCAGCCCCGACGAGCACCTCGCCTTCGTGGCTGCCCGTGGACAAGCGAGTTTCCTACAGCTTCCCGCCTGGGGGAAGGCAAAACCCGAGTGGCGTTCGGAGTGCGTCGGCTTCTTCGACGGCGAGGCCCTCACCGGGGTGGGGCTCATTCTGTACCGGCAGTTGCCGAAGCTGCGCCGCTACCTCGCCTACCTGCCGGAGGGCCCGGTCCTCGACTGGGAACGTCCCGACGTCGACGCCCACCTGGAGGCGCTCGTCGCTCACGCCCGCCGCAACAAGGCGTTCGCCGTGCGGATCGGCCCGACGGTGGTGCATCACCGCTGGCTTGCCCCGACGGTGAAGGCCGCCATCGCCGACCCCGGGATCACGGCCCTGTCGCAGGCCACCCCCGACGAGACCACGCTAGCCGGCACCCGGGTGCTGCGGTCCCTCGAACACCTTGGCTGGCAGCCCCAGGGCGAAGGTCACGGCTTCGCCGCCGGGCAGCCGAAGTTCAACTACCAGCTCCGCCTGACCGACACCGAGGGCGCAGCGCTCAGCGACGAGCAGCTGCTGAAGGGCATGAACCAGCTGTGGCGCCGCAACATCAAGAAGGCCGGCAAGCTGGGCGTGACCGTCACCCAGGGTGAGCGCGCAGACCTGGCCCGGTTCCATCAGATCTACCTGGAGACCGCCGAGCGCGACCACTTCACCGGCCGCGGCCTGTCGTATTTCGAGACGATGTGGGACGCCCTCAACGCCGAGGAGCCCGACCGGATGCGCGTCTACCTGGCCGAGCATGAGGGCGACCTGGTGGCGGCCACCACCTTCATCCGCGTCGGCACCCACGCCTGGTACTCGTACGGCGCCTCCACGACCGCGAAGCGCGAGGTCCGCGGGTCGAACGCCATCCAGTGGCGGATGATGCGCGACGCCCGCGACGCCGGGGCCACCGTCTACGACCTGCGCGGCATCACCGAGGGTCTGGCCGCCGACGACCCCGAGCTGGGGCTCATCCAGTTCAAGGTCGGGACGGGCGGCGAGGCCGTCGCCTACCTCGGGGAGTGGGACAAACCCATCAACTCGTTCCTCCATTTCGCTTTCCAGCAGTATCTGAAGCGGCGGTGA
- a CDS encoding transglycosylase domain-containing protein, with product MEQQDQQPAKPEQKRKRAAKRPKSRARKILGRVGLGALILFLVASLAGVGTFLYLYATTDLPDPNSDFTTNTTFIYYNDEQEQVGSLAVQNRVTLDYANMPQVVKNAVVAAENSTFFTDPGFSLPGMLRGMWTIARGGDVQGGSTITQQYIKILYLSSERTADRKIRELILAIKMGREVPKEKILEGYLNTIYFGRGAYGIEAAAKSYFLKSASELSLAEAATLAAILNNPAGFNPSGGEKNRERLLGRYQYVLSQMLENGYITKAEYDSTYQALPEFPEVPVSDRYGGPKGFLISQVEQELEKLGFSDAEVQGGGLKVITTLDKNMQDAAVATAQKYTEQAASSAKPKQDASKLHAAVASVDTATGGVLAMYGGPDYSKDSRNWSTTPRPAASTFKSFAAAAGLRNGYSLDSTLKGDTFTPRGDPVPIRNEFNEQYGDVTLRRAVAESINTAFVDMTESMDNGAPAVIKAANDAGAPSGAGWDVNNRIALGAAEVSPLNMANAYATFADSGRRKETHFVSKVLDRNGNVVYEAKNEATQGIEENVAANVTSALTSVVEEEGGTGAKASALNRPVAGKTGTNGVDDSITSAWFVGYTRQISTAVMYVAGDSGNEDLDAYKNPKDKTFFGSTYPLMTWLEYMQTATKGQEVKQFDKAKPIKGRSTAPEEPAPSAKPSTTSSAKPSQSSSQAPSQTSTQPAPEPSGGIGGEDDNNNGFDRDPTQAPSGGTSRPSGGATGGQTDPTGRAEPTGNGGRDRQQDNDQRNRNGNSGNSGNSGNSGDGRGNGGGRRQ from the coding sequence ATGGAACAGCAGGATCAGCAACCGGCCAAGCCGGAGCAGAAGCGCAAACGCGCTGCGAAGCGCCCGAAGTCCCGCGCCCGGAAGATCCTGGGCAGGGTCGGTCTCGGCGCTTTGATTCTGTTCCTCGTCGCGAGCCTGGCGGGGGTGGGCACCTTCTTGTACCTGTACGCGACCACGGACCTGCCAGACCCCAACAGCGACTTCACCACCAACACCACCTTCATCTACTACAACGATGAGCAGGAGCAGGTTGGGTCGCTAGCGGTGCAGAACCGCGTCACCCTCGACTACGCCAACATGCCGCAGGTCGTGAAGAACGCTGTGGTGGCGGCCGAGAACTCCACCTTCTTCACCGACCCGGGGTTCTCGCTGCCCGGCATGCTCCGCGGCATGTGGACCATCGCCAGAGGAGGTGACGTCCAGGGCGGGTCGACGATCACCCAGCAGTACATCAAGATCCTCTACCTGAGTTCCGAACGCACCGCGGACCGCAAGATCCGGGAGCTGATCCTCGCCATCAAGATGGGCCGTGAGGTGCCGAAGGAGAAGATCCTGGAGGGCTACCTCAACACCATCTACTTTGGACGTGGTGCCTACGGGATCGAGGCGGCAGCCAAGTCGTACTTCCTGAAATCCGCCTCGGAGCTCAGCCTCGCGGAGGCCGCCACGCTCGCGGCCATCCTCAACAACCCAGCCGGCTTCAACCCGTCCGGCGGGGAGAAGAACCGGGAGAGGCTCTTGGGCCGCTACCAGTACGTGCTCTCCCAGATGCTGGAGAACGGCTACATCACCAAAGCCGAATACGACTCCACCTACCAGGCTCTTCCGGAATTCCCCGAGGTGCCCGTCTCCGACCGCTACGGCGGCCCCAAGGGGTTCCTAATCTCCCAGGTGGAGCAGGAGCTGGAGAAGCTTGGATTCAGCGACGCCGAAGTGCAGGGCGGCGGCCTCAAGGTGATCACCACCCTCGACAAGAACATGCAGGACGCCGCTGTCGCCACTGCCCAGAAATACACGGAGCAGGCGGCCAGTTCCGCGAAGCCCAAGCAGGATGCGTCGAAGCTGCATGCCGCCGTCGCATCGGTCGACACCGCGACCGGCGGGGTCCTGGCGATGTACGGTGGTCCCGACTACAGCAAGGACTCCCGCAACTGGTCGACGACCCCGCGTCCCGCGGCATCCACCTTCAAGTCCTTCGCGGCCGCGGCGGGCTTGCGCAACGGCTACTCCCTGGACAGCACACTCAAGGGCGATACGTTCACGCCGCGGGGTGACCCCGTCCCGATCCGCAACGAGTTCAACGAGCAGTACGGCGACGTGACGCTCAGGAGAGCCGTCGCGGAGTCCATCAACACCGCGTTCGTCGACATGACTGAGTCCATGGACAACGGTGCCCCCGCCGTCATCAAAGCGGCCAACGATGCGGGTGCCCCGAGTGGCGCGGGCTGGGACGTGAACAACCGCATCGCCCTCGGTGCCGCTGAGGTGAGCCCCCTGAACATGGCCAATGCCTACGCCACCTTCGCTGACTCGGGCCGCCGAAAGGAAACCCATTTCGTCTCCAAGGTACTGGACCGCAACGGCAACGTGGTCTACGAGGCCAAGAACGAGGCCACCCAGGGCATCGAGGAGAACGTGGCGGCCAACGTCACCAGTGCCCTGACCTCCGTGGTCGAGGAGGAGGGCGGCACCGGTGCGAAGGCATCGGCGCTGAACCGTCCAGTCGCGGGCAAGACCGGCACCAACGGCGTCGACGACTCCATCACCTCCGCCTGGTTCGTCGGCTACACCAGGCAGATCTCGACGGCGGTCATGTACGTCGCGGGTGACTCTGGGAACGAGGATCTGGACGCCTACAAGAACCCCAAGGACAAGACCTTCTTCGGCTCCACCTATCCGCTGATGACGTGGCTGGAGTACATGCAAACCGCCACCAAGGGCCAGGAGGTCAAGCAGTTCGACAAGGCCAAGCCGATCAAGGGGAGGTCCACCGCGCCGGAGGAGCCGGCGCCCTCGGCCAAGCCATCAACCACGTCATCGGCCAAGCCGAGTCAGTCATCCAGCCAGGCCCCGTCCCAGACGTCCACCCAGCCGGCTCCCGAACCGAGCGGTGGGATCGGCGGCGAGGACGACAACAACAACGGGTTCGACCGCGACCCCACCCAGGCTCCCTCCGGCGGGACGTCCCGACCCTCTGGCGGTGCGACCGGCGGGCAGACCGATCCGACGGGTAGGGCGGAACCGACCGGCAACGGCGGCCGGGACCGGCAACAGGACAATGACCAGAGGAACAGGAACGGGAATTCGGGGAATTCCGGGAACTCCGGGAACTCTGGAGACGGCAGGGGCAATGGCGGTGGCCGCCGCCAGTAG
- a CDS encoding YibE/F family protein codes for MGAGHSHSGADLDHVAVGTTARNVLIGFLALVGVLTVAGLIWLWPSGSDLSSVVQKIYDAPNLTHEHGTITDITDGCDAQQTGNAKCVTATVTVNTGEDTGSSVTIPLLGPNAQSGLRAGDVIELNRIASADDPVWSYSSTERMPVLAVLAVLFVLVVLAVARLKGLFALLGLGFAGVVLVGFMLPALITGKPGILVALVGGTAIMFVVLYVAHGVSIRTSTALAGTLLGVAVTTGLGSLFVELARLAGFAEENEYDLAQLVPGLNFRELLMVGIIVGGLGVMNDVTITQSSAVWELRAAAPSMSRGKLFAAGMRIGRDHIASTIYTIVFAYAGGSLAVLLLLYFTDRPALALMNAEMFASEIVRTLGSAIGLILSVPITTGIAALTVGAAATPPARRGKYQARRGRHAEEPEAEAAEA; via the coding sequence ATGGGCGCAGGGCATTCTCATTCGGGAGCAGATCTGGACCATGTGGCGGTCGGGACCACGGCGCGTAATGTGCTGATCGGTTTCCTGGCGCTGGTCGGGGTGCTGACGGTGGCGGGACTGATCTGGCTGTGGCCGTCCGGCTCGGACCTGTCCTCGGTGGTGCAGAAGATCTACGACGCCCCCAACCTGACCCACGAGCACGGCACCATCACCGACATCACCGACGGCTGCGACGCGCAGCAGACTGGGAACGCCAAATGCGTGACTGCCACGGTGACCGTGAACACCGGCGAGGACACCGGCAGCTCGGTGACCATCCCGCTGCTCGGGCCGAACGCGCAGTCCGGGCTGCGGGCCGGGGATGTGATCGAGTTGAACCGGATCGCATCTGCCGACGACCCAGTCTGGTCCTATTCGTCGACGGAGCGAATGCCGGTGCTGGCTGTGCTGGCGGTCCTGTTCGTCCTGGTGGTGCTCGCGGTGGCGCGCCTGAAGGGTTTGTTTGCCCTGCTCGGGCTCGGATTCGCCGGCGTGGTGCTGGTCGGGTTCATGCTGCCGGCGCTGATCACGGGCAAACCGGGGATCCTGGTGGCTCTGGTCGGCGGCACGGCGATCATGTTCGTGGTGCTGTACGTGGCCCATGGCGTCTCGATCCGGACGTCGACGGCCCTGGCCGGGACGCTGCTCGGCGTGGCGGTGACGACGGGTTTGGGCAGCCTGTTCGTGGAGCTGGCCCGGCTGGCGGGGTTCGCCGAGGAGAACGAGTACGACCTGGCGCAGCTCGTGCCCGGGCTCAACTTCCGGGAGCTCCTGATGGTGGGCATCATCGTCGGTGGCCTCGGCGTGATGAACGACGTCACCATCACGCAGAGCTCGGCGGTGTGGGAATTGCGGGCGGCGGCGCCGTCGATGAGCCGCGGGAAACTGTTCGCGGCGGGTATGCGGATCGGGCGCGACCACATCGCCTCCACCATCTACACCATCGTTTTTGCCTATGCGGGTGGGTCGCTGGCGGTTCTGTTGCTGCTGTATTTCACCGATCGTCCTGCTCTCGCGCTCATGAATGCGGAGATGTTCGCCAGTGAGATTGTCCGTACCTTGGGTAGCGCGATCGGGCTGATATTGAGCGTCCCGATCACGACGGGGATCGCAGCCCTGACCGTCGGCGCAGCCGCCACACCACCAGCCAGGCGTGGGAAGTATCAGGCCAGGCGCGGACGTCATGCCGAAGAGCCAGAGGCCGAGGCAGCAGAGGCCTGA
- a CDS encoding alanine racemase: MTLKLNIDTRSWRNHIKELHEEFPGLVPVAKGNGYGFGLDVLAREAARLKDDCLAVGTAHEVAKVRDAGWSRDVIVLNPWRPFDETATVLIDDPQIITVVSRLEDLDELRKKHPRARVVAELMTSMRRHGITPEEIESVDAGSLGFEGWTMHLPLKGQLAEAKQLASAAIAHHRGAVWVSHLDIGDYRRLRTQLGVQTRMRMGTRLWLGAPQALSTTATVLDVHRITRGTRYGYHQASAPRDGWLVVVSGGTSHGIALSAPPSARSLRQRGVSLAQGVLDAVGFSRSPFSIGGRKRPFAEPPHMHASMLFVGGSEPGVKVGDEIPVTARQTTTTCDEITWN, from the coding sequence ATGACCCTCAAGCTGAACATCGACACCCGCTCCTGGCGCAACCACATCAAGGAGCTGCACGAGGAGTTCCCCGGCCTGGTGCCCGTCGCGAAGGGCAATGGCTACGGCTTCGGGCTGGACGTGCTGGCCCGCGAGGCTGCGCGCCTCAAGGACGACTGCCTGGCCGTCGGCACCGCCCACGAGGTCGCCAAGGTCCGGGACGCGGGCTGGTCGCGCGATGTGATCGTGCTGAACCCGTGGCGGCCCTTCGACGAGACGGCCACCGTCCTTATCGACGACCCCCAGATCATCACCGTCGTCTCCCGTCTGGAGGATCTCGACGAGCTACGGAAGAAGCATCCCCGCGCCCGGGTGGTGGCAGAGCTCATGACGTCGATGCGCCGGCATGGCATCACACCAGAGGAGATCGAGTCGGTCGATGCCGGGTCGCTTGGTTTCGAGGGCTGGACGATGCACCTGCCGCTGAAGGGACAGCTGGCGGAGGCCAAGCAGCTGGCGTCGGCGGCCATCGCCCACCACCGGGGCGCGGTGTGGGTGTCGCATCTCGACATCGGCGACTACCGCAGGCTCCGCACCCAGCTGGGCGTGCAGACCCGGATGAGGATGGGCACCCGGCTGTGGCTGGGAGCGCCGCAGGCGTTGTCCACCACCGCCACCGTCCTCGACGTGCACCGCATCACCCGCGGCACCCGTTACGGCTACCACCAGGCCAGCGCCCCCCGGGACGGCTGGCTCGTGGTGGTCAGCGGCGGCACCTCGCACGGCATCGCACTGTCGGCACCCCCGTCGGCCCGGTCGCTGCGGCAGCGAGGCGTAAGCCTGGCGCAGGGGGTCCTGGACGCCGTCGGATTCTCGCGGTCGCCGTTCAGCATCGGGGGCCGCAAACGCCCATTCGCCGAGCCCCCGCACATGCATGCCTCGATGCTGTTCGTCGGCGGCTCCGAGCCCGGCGTGAAAGTCGGCGACGAAATCCCCGTCACCGCCCGCCAGACCACCACCACCTGCGACGAGATCACCTGGAACTAA